In the genome of Thermosphaera aggregans DSM 11486, one region contains:
- a CDS encoding NitrOD5 domain-containing protein: protein MSGSVKDVLVNNIEAYVRSVAPGLIHTLNIYCRRTAGKDCAELFLEEPWTFRDIISNVYGSSSSAEMIARMFIYPVKLNIFIDEPMEKLIKLFFENPRELYRIIRKALES, encoded by the coding sequence GTGAGCGGGAGCGTTAAAGACGTTTTAGTGAATAATATTGAAGCCTATGTTAGAAGCGTTGCACCGGGATTGATCCACACGCTGAATATCTATTGCCGCAGAACAGCCGGCAAAGACTGTGCAGAACTCTTCCTAGAGGAGCCATGGACTTTCAGAGACATCATCTCCAACGTATATGGGTCTTCATCATCCGCTGAAATGATCGCGAGAATGTTCATTTATCCCGTAAAGCTTAACATTTTCATCGACGAACCTATGGAGAAGCTTATAAAACTATTCTTTGAAAACCCTAGAGAACTCTACCGCATAATACGCAAAGCCCTTGAGAGTTAG
- a CDS encoding nucleotidyltransferase family protein, whose translation MLAAILAGGYGKRLRPFTNDVPKPLVQVGDKTLVEWQIEWLRKHGFNELVLLVGYKKEKMIEHIGSGIRYGVRVTYVIEDEPLGTGGAVKNAEHILSKTDIFLVVNGDILTDLDPKLLIEKLESTRGLLGVIASIPLPSPYGVLEMNGDMVTGFVEKPLLRDYWINAGVYALKPEALRYFPDKGDLEKTAFPAMAKDGVLGAVRFTEVFWKAIDTFKELEEASKTLMERYRSG comes from the coding sequence ATGCTGGCAGCAATCCTGGCAGGTGGTTATGGTAAGAGGCTGAGACCATTCACTAATGACGTGCCAAAGCCCTTGGTTCAGGTCGGGGATAAGACGCTTGTCGAGTGGCAGATAGAATGGTTGAGGAAGCATGGTTTTAACGAGCTGGTTCTCTTGGTAGGGTATAAGAAGGAGAAGATGATCGAGCATATTGGTAGCGGCATAAGATACGGGGTGAGGGTGACTTATGTTATCGAGGATGAGCCGTTGGGGACGGGAGGGGCTGTTAAAAATGCCGAACACATCTTGAGCAAGACTGATATCTTCCTCGTAGTCAACGGGGATATACTTACAGATCTCGATCCCAAACTACTTATCGAGAAGCTTGAATCGACCCGCGGATTACTGGGCGTGATAGCTTCGATACCGCTTCCAAGCCCCTACGGTGTCTTAGAGATGAATGGTGACATGGTCACAGGCTTCGTGGAGAAACCCTTGCTGAGGGATTACTGGATTAACGCTGGAGTATATGCTTTGAAACCCGAGGCGTTAAGGTATTTCCCGGATAAAGGCGATCTCGAAAAAACAGCCTTCCCCGCAATGGCGAAAGATGGGGTTCTAGGAGCAGTGAGATTTACCGAAGTGTTCTGGAAAGCGATCGACACTTTCAAGGAGCTGGAGGAAGCGTCGAAAACGCTTATGGAACGCTATAGGAGTGGTTAG
- a CDS encoding winged helix-turn-helix domain-containing protein, with protein MSNRTRIDIVEKILDYIAREEKALKTHILYASNLNSSNLNRYLDWMEKLGLVERFEDGRNIAYTITPRGIEILDKLKNINDVLNGKRDLFRDELVLHRDVLKKTMGSQELTVAYRSVLGRTGLTYIHLTVRYRGLEHLLLSLNETTVSQYLVRNLAYSLLVSADTSMPLLIILRNKRIQDVVAKLASLIASGREVEIVAV; from the coding sequence TTGAGTAATAGAACACGAATCGACATAGTTGAGAAAATCCTGGACTATATAGCAAGGGAGGAGAAAGCCCTTAAAACCCATATTCTCTACGCTTCAAACCTGAACAGCAGTAATCTTAACAGGTACCTGGACTGGATGGAAAAGCTCGGTCTAGTTGAAAGGTTTGAGGACGGGAGGAACATAGCATACACGATCACCCCAAGAGGGATAGAAATCCTCGACAAGTTGAAAAATATTAACGATGTGTTAAATGGCAAGAGGGATTTGTTCAGAGATGAGCTTGTACTCCACAGGGATGTCTTGAAGAAAACTATGGGCTCGCAGGAATTAACAGTTGCCTATAGGTCGGTATTAGGTAGAACCGGGTTAACCTACATCCACCTTACAGTGAGATATAGAGGTTTAGAGCATCTTCTACTCTCTTTAAACGAGACAACCGTCTCACAATACTTAGTTAGAAATCTCGCCTACTCGCTACTTGTCTCAGCTGATACCAGTATGCCCTTACTGATTATCCTGAGAAATAAGAGGATACAGGACGTGGTCGCAAAGCTAGCCTCGCTGATCGCTTCAGGCAGGGAAGTTGAGATAGTAGCGGTTTAA
- a CDS encoding signal peptidase I, with translation MSKSFFIENIHSFYFIFAFSTTILLLTGKMLYSNAYYLIPSMIFLMGFVLNYFYLKGLSEDLSNAFNALSVIIYSASFLVAGLIWGFGLNSLLLTPLTLALRTMLVFATVAFTESSRILLIVKTRLQSHPALATVASAFTLAIIYAYVFEGPPSSLNWFIKYLALSSYSTALSIIAWRYGFKTLLLNALTYAILFYLFPIIPTSISLLTSVLSLALQTILLSGSLYALAKPASASLWNHARKSSSKTLSIMFIILSILLPGSFLLGVRVLAVSSGSMTPSINVGDVVVSIPASPGELKAGDIIVFSGGSSIIVHRIIEPAGNDCFITKGDANESPDPVWACGSSIVGKVVVVVPFIGLPTTILLSFLRSFSSLVSLVIALLSLVYVFYVVKGVVLF, from the coding sequence ATGAGCAAATCTTTTTTTATCGAAAACATACACTCCTTCTATTTCATCTTTGCTTTCTCAACTACGATTCTTTTACTCACGGGTAAAATGCTTTACAGTAACGCCTACTACTTAATCCCTTCAATGATCTTTCTCATGGGATTTGTACTTAACTATTTCTACTTAAAAGGGTTGAGCGAGGATTTGTCAAACGCTTTCAACGCTCTATCGGTGATCATATACTCGGCATCCTTCTTAGTAGCAGGCTTGATATGGGGGTTTGGATTGAACAGTTTATTATTGACCCCTCTAACCTTAGCACTGAGGACCATGCTAGTCTTTGCAACCGTGGCTTTCACCGAGTCTTCTAGAATCCTCCTTATAGTGAAAACCCGCCTCCAATCCCACCCTGCCCTCGCCACCGTTGCCTCAGCATTCACCTTGGCAATCATATATGCGTACGTTTTCGAGGGCCCTCCTTCTAGTTTAAACTGGTTTATAAAATATCTTGCACTATCATCGTACAGCACGGCTTTATCAATAATAGCGTGGAGGTATGGGTTTAAAACGTTGTTATTGAACGCGCTAACCTACGCTATCCTCTTTTACCTATTCCCTATCATACCGACTTCCATATCTCTTCTAACAAGTGTTCTCTCTTTAGCGTTGCAGACTATTCTACTCTCCGGGTCCTTGTATGCTCTAGCCAAGCCTGCCTCGGCCTCCTTGTGGAATCATGCTCGGAAATCCTCCTCGAAAACCCTCTCGATCATGTTTATCATTTTATCGATCCTACTACCAGGCTCTTTCCTTCTAGGGGTAAGGGTGCTAGCAGTGAGTAGTGGAAGCATGACTCCCTCAATCAATGTTGGAGATGTGGTTGTCTCGATACCTGCTTCACCAGGCGAGCTGAAAGCAGGGGATATTATTGTTTTCAGCGGGGGTTCAAGCATTATTGTTCACAGAATTATTGAGCCAGCAGGCAATGACTGTTTTATAACTAAGGGGGATGCTAACGAAAGCCCCGATCCCGTATGGGCTTGCGGAAGTAGCATCGTCGGGAAAGTTGTAGTCGTGGTCCCGTTTATAGGCCTGCCTACAACTATCCTACTAAGTTTTCTACGGAGCTTCTCCTCGCTTGTATCTTTAGTCATCGCTTTATTATCCCTTGTTTACGTCTTTTATGTTGTGAAAGGAGTTGTATTATTTTGA
- a CDS encoding ATPase domain-containing protein, producing MLNKEAEYTTGSPELDDLIGPILPNSMLLIAGHPGSGKTSLASQICYANTRLGKKCLYVTFYEDKGKLYKNMSKIGVDFQSAEEKGFFKFVKLPVVSIESFLKEFASLVEREDFDVVVLDSVNPVLELTEKREEHRAILLNFFYQLTSSIIGLLVVLAEVEARGENVETRPIDFVADAVIYLKHRVERGMLSRIMELRKIRGLPLQTVEIPFVIIEGKGIRVFKPPKPGEICPGPVKKLSTTIKEFLEVLGGSLKTGNTLLVSYPSWGRTPLTLLPLVDLAITNDSKILFVTFLYSPDVIEELLTGIMQNYLNFEAELAREVLKKYLHIASFNPSAYSPSHLMMLLADLIESVNPEIVVFHGGEVLAATYKGFSDFWINHRNLMVWLKNKGKIVVNYFARIDPYWNKTLEAVSDLVVRVYFKREGNGELHPEFLVWRQGFHPQVIGFKSEDMGKLASYSRDLAKLAKQRLGEGSERER from the coding sequence ATGCTGAACAAGGAGGCCGAGTATACTACTGGTTCACCAGAGCTTGATGATTTAATCGGTCCTATTCTTCCGAATAGCATGCTACTTATAGCAGGACACCCTGGCTCTGGAAAAACCTCCCTGGCTTCACAGATATGTTACGCTAACACGAGACTCGGTAAAAAGTGCCTCTACGTGACATTCTACGAGGATAAGGGAAAGCTTTACAAGAACATGTCTAAGATCGGGGTGGATTTTCAGAGCGCCGAGGAGAAAGGATTTTTCAAGTTCGTGAAACTACCGGTTGTATCCATTGAGAGTTTTCTAAAAGAATTCGCCAGCTTAGTGGAGAGGGAAGACTTTGACGTGGTTGTTTTAGACTCGGTAAACCCTGTTTTAGAACTAACGGAGAAAAGGGAAGAGCATAGGGCTATACTGCTAAACTTTTTTTACCAGTTAACGAGCTCGATTATAGGACTACTAGTAGTGTTAGCTGAGGTTGAAGCAAGAGGTGAAAATGTTGAAACTCGTCCTATAGATTTCGTCGCTGACGCCGTGATATATTTGAAGCATAGGGTTGAACGCGGGATGCTCTCTCGTATCATGGAGTTGAGGAAAATCCGCGGCCTCCCTCTCCAGACCGTTGAAATACCGTTCGTAATCATAGAGGGGAAGGGAATAAGGGTTTTTAAGCCCCCTAAGCCTGGAGAAATCTGCCCCGGCCCGGTCAAGAAACTATCCACGACTATTAAAGAGTTTCTAGAAGTGTTAGGAGGCTCGTTGAAAACGGGGAATACACTGCTTGTAAGTTATCCTTCATGGGGTAGAACGCCGTTAACACTGCTACCCCTAGTAGATTTAGCGATAACGAATGATTCAAAAATATTATTCGTAACATTCCTATACTCACCGGACGTTATTGAGGAGTTGTTAACAGGAATTATGCAGAATTACCTTAACTTCGAGGCAGAGCTTGCCAGGGAAGTCTTAAAGAAATATCTGCATATAGCTTCTTTCAACCCTTCTGCATATTCTCCATCACACCTAATGATGCTACTGGCTGATTTGATCGAGAGTGTCAACCCTGAAATAGTCGTGTTTCACGGAGGAGAGGTTCTCGCCGCTACTTACAAGGGTTTCAGCGATTTCTGGATAAACCATAGAAACCTTATGGTTTGGCTTAAAAACAAAGGCAAGATAGTCGTAAACTACTTTGCAAGGATAGATCCTTACTGGAATAAGACCCTTGAAGCTGTTTCAGACCTGGTGGTTCGAGTATACTTTAAACGTGAGGGTAACGGGGAGCTACATCCTGAATTCCTAGTCTGGAGGCAGGGTTTCCATCCACAAGTGATAGGTTTCAAGAGCGAGGATATGGGCAAACTGGCCTCATATTCGCGGGATTTAGCCAAGCTTGCAAAACAGAGGCTGGGTGAGGGAAGTGAGCGGGAGCGTTAA
- a CDS encoding archease, giving the protein MMEKVVGGIPGRFEFLEHMSDVYVRAYGGSIIELFENSGLALFEAMTDTSKINGSVERLVEAEGFDLESLLYKWLENLLVLYYAERVMCSQVEIWEFKIERKEVGEEYRVRGACRGEVFNPSIHEARVEIKSPTYSLMRILKDVDQWRAYFVLDI; this is encoded by the coding sequence ATGATGGAGAAAGTTGTTGGAGGAATACCAGGGAGGTTTGAGTTTCTGGAGCACATGAGCGATGTTTATGTGAGAGCCTATGGGGGGAGCATTATTGAGTTGTTTGAGAATTCTGGGCTGGCATTGTTTGAAGCTATGACGGATACTTCCAAAATCAACGGGAGTGTTGAAAGGCTTGTGGAGGCTGAGGGTTTTGACCTGGAGAGTCTTCTATACAAGTGGCTTGAGAACCTCCTAGTACTATACTATGCTGAGAGGGTAATGTGTAGCCAGGTAGAGATATGGGAGTTTAAAATCGAGAGGAAGGAGGTTGGAGAGGAATACAGGGTCAGGGGTGCTTGCAGAGGAGAGGTTTTCAACCCATCTATTCACGAGGCAAGGGTTGAGATTAAATCACCAACATACAGTTTAATGCGGATTCTCAAGGATGTTGATCAGTGGAGGGCTTACTTCGTGCTTGACATATAA
- a CDS encoding NifB/NifX family molybdenum-iron cluster-binding protein: MQRSWKIHHVSHQHGEESWVVGLLTSRGVYSIIALGIGNGGFYRLRKSGVKTYYVPVEMVAENLEPLGKAVEMFLNNLLEEALDQRKLD; encoded by the coding sequence TTGCAGAGATCTTGGAAAATCCACCACGTAAGCCATCAACACGGCGAAGAAAGCTGGGTAGTAGGGTTGCTGACTTCGCGAGGCGTTTACTCCATTATAGCTCTTGGAATAGGGAATGGGGGATTCTACCGGCTGAGAAAGAGCGGCGTCAAAACATACTATGTCCCGGTTGAGATGGTTGCAGAAAACCTAGAACCACTCGGTAAGGCTGTTGAAATGTTTCTGAACAACCTGCTGGAAGAAGCTTTAGATCAAAGGAAGCTTGATTAA
- a CDS encoding 4Fe-4S dicluster domain-containing protein, with translation MARNWYPVIDYEKCTGCLTCFNFCPHGVYGLREDGKPLVVNPDNCVEMCGGCQKVCPTGAIRYNGDIAE, from the coding sequence GTGGCGAGGAACTGGTACCCAGTCATAGACTACGAGAAGTGTACTGGCTGCCTCACATGCTTCAATTTCTGCCCACACGGCGTTTACGGTCTTCGAGAAGATGGAAAGCCGTTAGTGGTGAACCCAGATAACTGTGTAGAAATGTGCGGAGGTTGCCAGAAGGTCTGTCCCACGGGAGCAATACGTTACAATGGAGATATTGCAGAGTGA
- a CDS encoding ArsR/SmtB family transcription factor: MDYQGIKDLIARSLKVSEILKELKDRGACRISEAIPLNPSLEIKIPGEGLSELNHIFKHFSDPTRLKILSLLYLNGSLPVCIISHVLGLDQTLVSHHLKTLLKAGLVQYKREGKFKLYSLTSLTEKVFTTILNVFSSREANTG, encoded by the coding sequence TTGGATTACCAAGGGATTAAGGATTTGATAGCTAGATCGTTGAAGGTTTCCGAAATCCTTAAAGAGTTAAAGGATAGGGGAGCGTGCAGGATTAGCGAGGCAATACCGCTAAACCCTAGTTTAGAGATTAAAATACCTGGAGAGGGGCTTAGTGAGTTAAATCACATTTTCAAACATTTCTCAGACCCTACGAGGCTTAAAATCCTCTCGCTACTATACCTGAACGGGTCTCTGCCAGTGTGCATTATATCTCATGTGCTAGGCCTTGATCAAACCCTGGTTTCACACCACCTTAAAACACTACTTAAGGCTGGGCTAGTCCAGTATAAACGCGAGGGGAAATTTAAATTGTACTCGCTGACGAGCCTTACAGAGAAGGTTTTCACAACAATCCTAAACGTATTCTCCTCCAGGGAGGCAAATACCGGTTAA
- the rbcL gene encoding type III ribulose-bisphosphate carboxylase: MPEKFDFETYHEYIDRTFKPDPDNHVIAVFRIKPAQGFTIDDAAGGVAAESSTGTWTTVYNWYDRERVRRLSGRAYEFLDLKDGSWIVKIAYPVELFEEGNIPGLLASIAGNVFGMRRVEGLRLEDIYLPGGFLKDFKGPSKGVEGVREIFKVKDRPIVGTVPKPKVGYSPEEVEKLATELLMGGLDYIKDDENLTSPKYCSFEARAKAIMKVIDKVEKETGERKAWFANITADVREMEKRLRLVADYGNPYVMVDVVVSGWGVLNYIRDLAEEYGLAVHAHRAMHASFTRNPYHGISMFVLAKLYRVIGVDQLHVGTAGAGKLEGGRLDVIRCAKILREQSFTPDPEDPFHLPQDMRHIKPAMPVSSGGLHPGNLPPVIDALGPDIVLQVGGGVVGHPDGPRAGAMAVRQALDAIVKGIPLDKYAESHRELARALEKWGFVKPI; encoded by the coding sequence ATGCCTGAGAAGTTCGATTTCGAAACATATCATGAGTACATTGATAGAACGTTTAAACCAGACCCCGACAACCATGTAATCGCTGTCTTCAGGATTAAGCCAGCCCAGGGCTTCACAATAGATGATGCCGCGGGGGGAGTGGCTGCTGAAAGCAGTACGGGTACATGGACAACTGTTTACAACTGGTATGATAGGGAGAGGGTTAGGAGGCTCAGCGGGAGGGCTTATGAGTTCTTGGACTTAAAGGATGGTTCATGGATCGTTAAGATAGCGTACCCGGTCGAGCTCTTTGAGGAGGGGAATATTCCAGGATTGTTGGCGAGCATTGCGGGAAATGTTTTCGGAATGAGGCGGGTGGAGGGATTAAGGCTTGAGGATATATACCTGCCGGGAGGATTTCTCAAAGATTTCAAAGGCCCCTCCAAGGGTGTTGAAGGGGTAAGGGAGATCTTCAAGGTTAAAGACAGGCCGATCGTGGGCACTGTTCCGAAGCCAAAGGTTGGCTACTCGCCCGAAGAGGTTGAAAAACTCGCCACCGAGCTGTTAATGGGTGGTCTGGATTACATCAAGGACGATGAAAACCTGACAAGCCCGAAGTATTGTAGCTTCGAGGCAAGGGCCAAGGCTATAATGAAGGTTATTGACAAGGTCGAGAAGGAGACGGGTGAGAGGAAGGCCTGGTTTGCAAACATAACCGCTGACGTCAGGGAGATGGAGAAGAGGCTGAGGCTGGTCGCTGACTACGGGAATCCCTACGTAATGGTTGACGTAGTAGTGTCCGGTTGGGGAGTTTTAAACTACATCAGGGATCTCGCAGAGGAGTATGGTCTCGCCGTTCACGCTCACAGAGCAATGCACGCATCCTTTACGAGAAACCCCTACCACGGAATATCAATGTTCGTGCTAGCAAAGCTTTACAGGGTGATAGGGGTTGACCAGCTCCACGTTGGAACAGCAGGCGCTGGGAAGCTTGAGGGCGGAAGGCTAGACGTTATAAGGTGTGCGAAAATATTGAGAGAGCAGAGTTTCACACCTGATCCCGAGGATCCATTCCACCTGCCACAGGACATGCGTCATATTAAGCCGGCAATGCCTGTATCCTCGGGTGGACTCCACCCCGGGAACCTTCCCCCCGTGATTGATGCGCTAGGACCCGATATAGTGCTCCAGGTGGGGGGCGGGGTGGTTGGGCACCCGGATGGTCCCAGGGCTGGCGCAATGGCTGTTAGGCAAGCATTAGACGCGATCGTTAAAGGGATTCCTCTCGACAAGTATGCTGAATCCCACAGGGAGCTTGCCCGTGCTTTGGAGAAATGGGGTTTTGTTAAACCAATATAG
- a CDS encoding archaemetzincin family Zn-dependent metalloprotease, whose translation MELLLVSMTSHGMSEYLEDLASRISNILSDSGITLEINAWPGVFKPSLKCFDWERAQYVAQCLVEQLDKHFTVFKTGRRILVIGIGYLDGYEYGLNFVFGEAVPSKGVAVVFSKRLKPEFYGDEPDPGKYLERLVKEVVHELGHLLGLKHCGNRACVMRFSNSVREVDEKTAFFCPQCKSLLKTYMSSTK comes from the coding sequence ATGGAGTTACTACTGGTTTCCATGACCAGCCACGGGATGTCAGAATACCTGGAGGATTTAGCATCAAGAATTTCAAACATCTTGTCCGACTCCGGCATAACCCTTGAGATCAATGCCTGGCCCGGGGTATTCAAGCCTTCTCTCAAATGCTTCGACTGGGAGAGGGCTCAGTACGTGGCGCAGTGCCTGGTGGAGCAGCTTGACAAGCACTTCACAGTCTTCAAGACTGGTAGGAGAATCCTCGTGATCGGTATCGGCTACTTAGACGGTTATGAGTACGGGTTGAACTTCGTGTTCGGCGAGGCAGTCCCTTCTAAAGGAGTCGCTGTCGTCTTCTCGAAAAGATTGAAACCGGAGTTCTACGGGGACGAGCCGGACCCCGGCAAGTATTTGGAGAGGCTTGTGAAGGAAGTTGTGCACGAGCTGGGCCACTTATTGGGGCTTAAGCATTGTGGAAATAGAGCCTGTGTTATGAGGTTCAGCAATAGCGTGAGAGAGGTTGACGAGAAAACAGCATTCTTCTGCCCTCAGTGCAAATCACTGCTTAAAACTTATATGTCAAGCACGAAGTAA